A single Silvibacterium dinghuense DNA region contains:
- a CDS encoding VWA domain-containing protein, with translation MLRYVGSVFAGVLLIGGISGWAQSQSDSQTAPPPPPAAGASSAQDKARPDYQPAPFTFRAESRVVLTDVTVTDSHGNPVRGLPKGAFRVFDNGKPQKIDSFQEHSAQPGEKAEPIAAAASGNTFSNAYLKSLPPTLNVVVIDISNLGLSDQMYLNYELTKFFEQVPLNQPIAMYLRAGSGCFLVQDFTADRSLLQAALRRAIPRFPPTGREWLSELDTMHRLAISLGQFQGRKNVIWFSGGSTLFSGDWWLMDNYSDWRILYDELEQERIALYPVDARGLGMTPHVGQHMLMAEMAQATGGQAVYNNNGFKEAMTRILDTDRNYYTLTYSPSEFKRDNKYHKVRVEMADGSHYQLSYRQGYFADGSIGGTADLIERPRPRTRILSDGQRITLPSLGDQQIVFKAQLLAADSPEATQAKVNATIPAPKSRRGSKPYILRYSLPFSDIVTTPGSGQENGLQQIKVAVASMQLSSVGTPLEKRAELVQLTTTDQNAQAGAGRVILIDQPVNIGKDDAYLYLGVWDQTSGRTGTVTVPIPGAKR, from the coding sequence ATGCTTCGTTATGTCGGTAGCGTGTTTGCAGGGGTTCTGCTGATTGGTGGAATCAGTGGATGGGCTCAAAGCCAAAGTGATAGCCAGACTGCACCACCACCACCACCCGCTGCCGGGGCATCTTCGGCGCAGGATAAGGCCCGGCCGGATTATCAGCCTGCACCCTTCACCTTCCGCGCTGAGTCGCGCGTGGTGCTGACCGATGTCACGGTGACCGATAGCCATGGCAATCCGGTCCGCGGACTGCCCAAGGGGGCCTTTCGTGTCTTCGATAATGGCAAGCCGCAGAAGATCGATTCCTTTCAGGAGCACAGTGCACAACCCGGCGAGAAAGCTGAGCCCATTGCCGCTGCCGCTTCAGGCAACACCTTCTCGAATGCTTATCTCAAGAGCCTGCCGCCGACACTCAACGTGGTGGTGATCGACATCTCGAACCTCGGCCTCTCCGACCAGATGTACCTGAATTACGAGCTGACGAAGTTCTTTGAGCAGGTGCCGCTTAACCAGCCGATCGCCATGTACCTGCGCGCCGGCTCTGGCTGCTTCCTGGTGCAGGACTTTACCGCCGACCGCAGCCTGCTGCAGGCGGCGCTGCGCCGCGCCATCCCGCGTTTTCCGCCCACTGGGCGCGAGTGGCTCTCCGAGCTCGATACCATGCACAGGCTAGCCATTTCTCTCGGCCAGTTTCAGGGCCGCAAGAACGTGATCTGGTTTTCCGGTGGCTCCACGCTTTTCAGCGGCGACTGGTGGCTCATGGACAATTACTCCGACTGGCGCATCCTCTACGATGAGCTCGAGCAGGAGCGCATTGCTCTTTATCCGGTCGATGCCCGCGGTCTGGGAATGACGCCGCACGTGGGCCAGCACATGCTCATGGCGGAGATGGCACAGGCCACCGGAGGCCAGGCGGTCTACAACAACAACGGTTTCAAGGAGGCGATGACCCGCATCCTCGACACCGACCGCAATTACTACACGCTTACCTACTCGCCGAGCGAGTTCAAGCGGGACAACAAGTACCACAAGGTGCGTGTGGAGATGGCCGATGGCAGCCACTATCAGCTGAGCTACCGCCAGGGCTATTTCGCCGATGGCAGCATCGGAGGGACGGCCGACCTGATCGAGCGCCCGCGTCCGCGCACCCGCATCCTGAGCGATGGCCAGCGGATTACGCTGCCCAGCCTCGGTGACCAGCAGATTGTCTTTAAGGCGCAGCTGCTGGCCGCTGACAGCCCGGAGGCGACGCAGGCGAAGGTCAACGCTACGATTCCGGCGCCGAAGAGCCGCCGGGGCTCAAAGCCCTATATTCTTCGCTATTCGTTACCGTTTTCCGACATCGTGACGACCCCTGGCAGCGGGCAGGAGAATGGGCTGCAGCAGATCAAGGTGGCTGTTGCCTCCATGCAGCTCAGCTCGGTGGGCACACCGCTCGAGAAGCGTGCCGAGCTGGTTCAGCTGACCACCACCGATCAGAACGCGCAGGCTGGAGCAGGCAGGGTCATCCTGATCGATCAGCCTGTGAACATCGGTAAGGATGACGCCTACCTGTACCTCGGCGTCTGGGACCAGACAAGCGGCCGGACCGGCACTGTCACGGTGCCGATCCCGGGGGCAAAGCGGTAA
- a CDS encoding DUF418 domain-containing protein, protein MSSASTTLPSEIIPTSIPAVEVSAPVALGERIASIDVMRGVALLGILAMNIQDFSMIGSAYLNPTTYGDLQGWNYAVWIGCYLLAELKFMSIFSMLFGAGVLLMTSRIEAKGRPSAAIHYRRMGWLALFGCLHGYLLWPGDILFTYALGGAAVYLARKRKARTLIVSGLLVTAVASVLYAGSYETLPYWPKPQVQQMEESFWHPSPEAKAKELATYRAGWRVEEPDRIKQEIAMQVQGNLFMAFWRAYGLMLVGMGLFTLGVFSAKLPARVYGWFIASGVLIGLPMVAMGVHEAFAHGWTLRQGFFLDSQWNYWGSLPVCLFWIGLVMLACQKGWVTGARRRLAAVGRMAFSNYIFDTVLCTFLFYGWGLGLFGKVSRMDQFGIVVAIWAVQLLVSPLWLQRFRFGPLEWMWRSLTYWKMQPMRWKSTPELTRGEV, encoded by the coding sequence ATGAGCTCTGCCAGCACCACTCTTCCTTCCGAGATCATTCCCACCAGCATTCCGGCTGTCGAAGTTTCGGCTCCGGTCGCGCTCGGCGAACGTATCGCCTCGATTGACGTGATGCGCGGCGTGGCGCTGCTCGGCATCCTGGCCATGAACATCCAGGATTTCTCGATGATCGGCTCGGCGTATCTGAACCCGACGACCTATGGCGATCTCCAGGGCTGGAATTATGCGGTATGGATTGGCTGTTATCTGTTGGCCGAGCTGAAGTTCATGTCTATCTTCTCCATGCTCTTCGGTGCTGGTGTGCTGCTGATGACCAGCCGCATCGAGGCAAAGGGAAGGCCAAGCGCGGCGATTCATTATCGAAGGATGGGCTGGCTGGCCCTTTTCGGTTGCCTCCACGGCTACCTGCTCTGGCCGGGAGACATTCTTTTTACCTACGCACTGGGAGGAGCAGCGGTCTATCTCGCACGCAAGCGCAAAGCGCGCACCCTGATCGTCTCCGGGCTGCTGGTGACGGCGGTGGCTTCGGTACTCTATGCCGGCAGCTATGAGACGCTTCCTTATTGGCCGAAGCCGCAGGTGCAGCAGATGGAGGAGAGCTTCTGGCATCCTTCTCCGGAGGCCAAGGCGAAGGAGCTGGCGACATATCGCGCCGGCTGGCGTGTCGAGGAGCCGGATCGGATCAAGCAGGAGATTGCCATGCAGGTGCAGGGCAATCTCTTCATGGCTTTCTGGCGCGCCTACGGTCTGATGCTTGTCGGCATGGGCCTCTTCACGCTGGGTGTTTTCAGCGCCAAGCTGCCGGCGCGTGTTTATGGCTGGTTTATCGCTTCGGGGGTACTGATTGGCCTGCCGATGGTGGCCATGGGCGTGCATGAAGCGTTTGCGCATGGCTGGACACTGCGGCAGGGCTTCTTCCTCGACTCGCAGTGGAATTACTGGGGCAGCCTGCCGGTGTGCCTCTTCTGGATCGGGCTGGTGATGCTTGCCTGCCAGAAGGGCTGGGTGACGGGTGCGCGGCGCAGGCTGGCCGCGGTCGGCCGCATGGCCTTCTCGAATTACATCTTTGACACGGTGCTGTGCACTTTTCTCTTTTATGGATGGGGCCTTGGCCTCTTTGGCAAGGTCAGCCGCATGGATCAGTTCGGGATCGTGGTGGCGATCTGGGCTGTCCAGCTGCTTGTTTCACCGCTATGGTTGCAGCGCTTCCGCTTTGGGCCGCTCGAGTGGATGTGGCGTTCACTGACCTATTGGAAGATGCAGCCGATGCGATGGAAGTCCACGCCTGAGTTGACACGGGGCGAAGTCTGA
- the aqpZ gene encoding aquaporin Z, whose amino-acid sequence MKKLAAEAIGTFVLVFGGVGSAVLAGSHIGFLGVAFAFGLTLLTMAYAIGPISGCHINPAVTLGLLVARKIGVKDAVGYVIAQIVGAIIAAALILFIAQGAPGGYSAATSGLGANGYGAHSPGLYSLPACFLAEVILTGFLVLTVLGSTDIKAPVGFAGIPIGLVLVLIHLVGIPITNTSVNPARSIGPAIFVGGWALQQLWLFIVAPFVGAVIAAVLYGAIRPSDTTITAGEAERALPSEQRERRG is encoded by the coding sequence ATGAAGAAGCTCGCTGCGGAAGCGATCGGTACCTTTGTTCTGGTCTTTGGCGGCGTTGGCAGCGCGGTACTCGCCGGCAGCCATATCGGTTTTCTCGGAGTGGCATTTGCCTTTGGACTTACGCTTCTGACCATGGCCTACGCCATCGGGCCGATATCCGGTTGCCACATCAATCCGGCGGTGACACTGGGTTTGCTCGTCGCCAGAAAGATCGGCGTAAAGGATGCGGTCGGCTACGTGATCGCCCAGATTGTTGGTGCGATCATCGCTGCAGCCTTGATCCTTTTCATCGCGCAGGGCGCTCCCGGGGGTTACTCCGCTGCCACGTCCGGCCTGGGAGCGAACGGGTATGGCGCGCACTCGCCCGGCCTCTATTCTCTGCCGGCGTGCTTCCTGGCTGAGGTTATTCTCACCGGTTTTCTGGTCCTGACCGTGCTCGGGTCGACGGACATTAAGGCTCCGGTAGGCTTTGCCGGCATTCCGATCGGTCTGGTGCTGGTGTTGATTCATCTGGTGGGCATTCCGATTACGAATACCTCGGTGAATCCGGCGCGCAGCATCGGTCCTGCGATCTTTGTCGGTGGCTGGGCCTTGCAGCAGCTGTGGCTGTTCATCGTCGCGCCTTTCGTCGGCGCAGTGATTGCAGCGGTTCTCTATGGAGCCATCCGGCCGTCGGATACGACGATTACGGCAGGAGAGGCTGAGCGGGCTCTGCCGAGCGAACAGCGCGAGCGCAGAGGATAA
- a CDS encoding SDR family oxidoreductase — translation MARYLVTGCAGFIGSWLTQTLIERGDVVRGLDNFETGRKENLAAIDGKFEFVHCDLRDAEATARACEGVDSIFHVAALPSVPRSVLDPRTSHTANIDGTFNLLEGARAAGVKRVVYSASSSAYGNQPGFPRVETMVPMPIAPYPVQKLTGEYYMKSFWQVYGLETVCLRYFNIFGPRQVPDSPYSGVMAKFTLQMMQGERPSIHGDGEQGRDFTYVANAVSANIKAMEAPVENVSGRVFNVACGDRHTLNDTFRVLAQLLGFKEQPIYGPPRTGDIKDSLADISAAREAFGYDPAIGFEEGLRRTVEWYKEQYAATAGR, via the coding sequence ATGGCTCGTTATCTGGTGACCGGCTGTGCCGGCTTTATTGGTTCGTGGCTTACGCAGACTTTGATCGAGCGTGGCGACGTGGTGCGGGGGCTCGACAACTTCGAGACCGGGCGTAAAGAGAATCTTGCTGCAATCGACGGAAAATTCGAATTTGTCCACTGCGACCTGCGCGATGCCGAGGCGACGGCGCGGGCCTGCGAGGGCGTGGACTCTATCTTCCACGTGGCGGCGCTGCCCTCGGTGCCGCGCTCGGTGCTCGATCCGCGCACCAGTCACACGGCGAACATCGACGGCACCTTCAACCTGCTCGAAGGCGCGCGCGCGGCGGGTGTGAAACGCGTGGTCTACTCGGCCTCGTCTTCGGCCTACGGCAACCAGCCCGGCTTTCCGCGCGTGGAGACGATGGTGCCCATGCCCATCGCGCCCTACCCGGTGCAGAAACTCACCGGCGAGTACTACATGAAGAGCTTCTGGCAGGTTTACGGACTTGAAACGGTCTGCCTGCGTTACTTCAACATCTTCGGGCCGCGCCAGGTGCCGGATTCGCCCTACAGCGGCGTGATGGCCAAGTTCACGCTGCAGATGATGCAGGGCGAACGGCCCAGCATCCACGGCGACGGCGAGCAGGGTCGCGACTTTACCTACGTCGCCAATGCCGTTTCCGCCAACATCAAGGCCATGGAAGCGCCTGTCGAAAATGTCTCCGGCCGCGTCTTCAACGTGGCGTGCGGCGATCGTCACACGCTCAACGACACCTTCCGCGTGCTGGCGCAGCTGCTCGGCTTCAAGGAGCAGCCCATCTATGGACCGCCGCGCACCGGTGACATCAAGGACTCTCTGGCCGATATCTCCGCCGCGCGTGAGGCCTTTGGCTACGATCCGGCTATCGGCTTTGAAGAAGGCTTGCGGCGCACGGTCGAGTGGTACAAGGAGCAATACGCCGCTACGGCTGGCCGCTAA
- a CDS encoding type I phosphomannose isomerase catalytic subunit, with protein sequence MSELAPFRLEPYFRTRIWGFHDLAPWYDFHTDGEPIGEVWLTGEMCKVATGPDAGLTLTEITAKLGHGLLGEAFGTGEFPLLIKLLFPKEKLSVQVHPDDALAQKYGEPRGKTECWYALDAQPGAAVALGIKHGVTADEIRASIENSTLEDLLQMVPVSKGDMLYVDAGTVHAMGPGVVILETQQTSDRTYRMYDYGRPRELHIEKSIEAMRLETHAGKIPPQAANGSTILIDEKYFRIERWDVPAGEANSLVTPIGKVQMLFVVDGSLEIAATGAEPFTVGRCQLAVIPADAAGVTVTATSPSSVVRIRPNEV encoded by the coding sequence ATGAGTGAACTTGCCCCCTTCCGCCTCGAGCCGTATTTCCGTACCCGTATCTGGGGATTCCACGACCTTGCTCCCTGGTATGACTTCCACACCGACGGCGAGCCCATCGGCGAAGTCTGGCTGACCGGCGAGATGTGCAAAGTAGCCACCGGCCCTGATGCCGGCCTCACGCTGACCGAGATCACGGCCAAGCTCGGCCACGGCCTGCTCGGCGAGGCCTTCGGCACCGGCGAGTTCCCGCTGCTCATCAAGCTGCTCTTCCCCAAGGAAAAGCTCAGCGTGCAGGTGCATCCTGACGACGCGCTGGCGCAGAAGTACGGCGAGCCGCGCGGCAAGACCGAGTGCTGGTATGCGCTCGACGCCCAGCCCGGCGCCGCGGTCGCGCTCGGCATCAAGCACGGTGTCACTGCGGATGAAATCCGCGCCTCGATCGAGAACTCCACGCTCGAAGACCTGCTCCAGATGGTTCCGGTCTCGAAGGGCGACATGCTCTACGTCGACGCCGGCACCGTGCATGCCATGGGCCCGGGCGTCGTCATCCTCGAGACGCAGCAGACCAGCGACCGTACCTACCGGATGTACGATTACGGCCGCCCGCGCGAGCTGCACATCGAGAAGTCGATCGAGGCCATGCGCCTTGAGACACACGCCGGCAAGATTCCGCCGCAGGCCGCCAACGGCTCAACCATCCTGATCGACGAGAAGTACTTCCGCATCGAGCGCTGGGATGTACCTGCGGGTGAGGCAAATAGCCTGGTGACTCCCATCGGCAAGGTGCAGATGCTCTTCGTCGTCGACGGCTCGCTCGAGATCGCCGCAACCGGCGCCGAACCCTTCACTGTCGGCCGCTGCCAGCTCGCTGTGATCCCAGCCGACGCCGCCGGCGTTACCGTGACCGCCACTTCGCCTTCGAGCGTGGTGCGTATCCGCCCGAACGAAGTTTAG
- a CDS encoding mannose-1-phosphate guanylyltransferase: protein MKIDFRPIILAGGSGTRFWPRSRKARAKQVLALDGERTMIQRTVDRLAPLASPEDVWVITNDLLSGTICGQLDVVPDEHVVCEPAARNTAPAVGLAAFLIEKLNPEAVIGIFPADHVIGNQPEFIRVIEQAVNLAAAGENMVVLGVTPTRPETGYGYIETGEKIGEGVARVRRFTEKPNQERAEEFLAAGNYHWNSGIFIWSARTIANAIREHLPETAPLLEKIANAYGTPEFREVFAALYPQCENISVDYAVLEPRSAKGESRSSLYCLPANFGWNDLGSWAALFEHSHEIKANLDEHGNVTEASGSLAIEAHDNYVYTPQKFVALVGVKDLVVVETEDAVLITSRHHSQDVGKVVKELAAQGRKDLI, encoded by the coding sequence TTGAAGATCGACTTCCGTCCCATCATCCTCGCCGGCGGCAGCGGCACGCGCTTCTGGCCCCGCAGCCGTAAGGCCCGCGCCAAGCAGGTGCTCGCGCTCGACGGCGAACGCACCATGATCCAGCGCACCGTCGACCGCCTGGCTCCTCTGGCCAGCCCCGAGGATGTGTGGGTCATCACCAACGACCTGCTCTCCGGCACCATCTGCGGACAGCTCGACGTGGTTCCCGATGAGCATGTGGTCTGCGAGCCGGCTGCACGTAACACCGCACCTGCCGTGGGCCTGGCCGCATTCCTCATCGAAAAACTCAACCCGGAAGCGGTGATCGGCATCTTTCCTGCCGACCACGTCATCGGCAACCAGCCTGAGTTCATCCGTGTCATCGAACAGGCCGTAAACCTCGCGGCAGCCGGTGAGAATATGGTCGTGCTCGGCGTGACACCTACGCGCCCGGAGACCGGCTACGGCTACATCGAAACCGGAGAAAAAATCGGCGAAGGCGTGGCCCGCGTACGCCGCTTTACGGAGAAACCGAATCAGGAGCGCGCTGAGGAGTTCCTCGCCGCCGGTAATTACCACTGGAACAGCGGCATCTTCATTTGGAGCGCCCGCACGATCGCCAACGCCATCCGCGAGCATCTGCCGGAGACCGCGCCACTACTGGAAAAGATCGCCAACGCGTACGGCACCCCCGAGTTCCGCGAGGTTTTCGCCGCGCTCTATCCGCAGTGCGAGAACATCAGCGTCGATTACGCCGTGCTCGAGCCCCGTTCGGCCAAGGGTGAGAGCCGCTCCAGCCTCTATTGCCTGCCGGCCAACTTCGGCTGGAATGATCTCGGCTCCTGGGCTGCGCTCTTCGAGCACAGCCATGAGATCAAGGCCAATCTCGACGAGCACGGCAATGTCACGGAAGCCTCCGGCAGCCTGGCCATCGAGGCGCACGATAATTATGTGTACACCCCGCAGAAATTCGTCGCTCTGGTCGGGGTAAAGGATCTGGTCGTCGTCGAAACCGAGGACGCCGTTCTGATTACCTCGCGCCATCATTCTCAGGACGTCGGCAAAGTTGTGAAGGAACTCGCCGCACAGGGACGCAAAGACCTCATCTGA
- a CDS encoding phosphoglucomutase/phosphomannomutase family protein — protein MAQTTAIKFGTDGWRGIIADDFTFDNVRIAASAVANYLHASTDPKEAVSKGICIGYDTRFASDRFARAVAEVVAASGIPIKLASRITPTPALSYAVRELGAAGGVMITSSHNPFQWNGVKYKAWYGGSGKPSIISAIESHLADAPIKAATPASIEEVDFVPAYVDAIKKFVDLDLIAKAGKKFAIDCMYGAGAGIISAIFTEIGVNHIQIRAEHDPLFPGINPEPIEPHIIALEEAVVANKCDAGLATDGDADRIGAADEHGNFVDPHKIYAVLLEWLLKRKGWPGDITRAFNTTLMLDRIAAKYGRTLHEHGIGFKFVCDLMLEKDILIGGEESGGIGISRHLPERDGLLNSLLLANVMAEEGKTLGELVADLQAEYGEHQYGRIDLHIPDDIKNAAIARARAGVKEFAGMAVEHVETLDGIKFFLDNPEAKTKPNAAKSWLLLRASGTEPLMRIYSESCSKESVQKLLEAGRKFALES, from the coding sequence ATGGCCCAAACCACAGCGATCAAGTTCGGCACCGACGGCTGGCGCGGCATCATCGCCGACGATTTCACCTTCGACAACGTCCGTATTGCCGCCTCCGCCGTCGCGAATTATCTGCACGCCTCCACCGATCCCAAGGAAGCCGTGAGCAAGGGCATCTGCATCGGCTATGACACCCGCTTCGCCTCCGACCGCTTCGCGCGCGCCGTCGCCGAAGTCGTCGCCGCCTCCGGCATCCCGATCAAGCTGGCCAGCCGCATCACACCCACTCCGGCTCTGTCCTATGCCGTGCGCGAGCTCGGCGCGGCCGGCGGCGTCATGATCACCTCCAGCCACAACCCCTTCCAGTGGAACGGCGTGAAGTACAAGGCCTGGTACGGTGGTTCGGGCAAGCCCTCCATCATCTCCGCCATCGAGTCGCACCTGGCCGATGCGCCCATCAAGGCCGCAACGCCTGCCTCGATCGAAGAGGTTGATTTTGTTCCCGCCTACGTCGACGCGATCAAGAAGTTTGTCGACCTCGACCTGATCGCCAAGGCCGGCAAGAAGTTCGCCATCGACTGCATGTACGGCGCGGGCGCGGGCATCATCTCCGCCATCTTCACCGAGATCGGCGTCAACCACATCCAGATCCGCGCCGAACATGATCCACTCTTCCCCGGCATCAACCCTGAACCCATCGAGCCGCACATCATCGCGCTCGAAGAAGCGGTCGTCGCAAACAAGTGTGACGCGGGCCTCGCGACCGACGGTGACGCCGACCGCATTGGCGCCGCCGATGAGCATGGCAACTTTGTCGATCCGCACAAGATTTACGCCGTGCTGCTGGAGTGGCTGCTGAAGCGCAAGGGCTGGCCAGGCGACATCACCCGCGCCTTCAACACCACACTCATGCTCGACCGCATCGCGGCCAAGTATGGCCGCACCCTGCACGAGCACGGCATCGGCTTCAAGTTCGTCTGCGACCTCATGCTCGAGAAGGACATCCTGATCGGCGGCGAGGAGTCGGGCGGTATCGGCATCTCGCGTCACCTGCCCGAGCGCGATGGCCTGCTCAACTCGCTACTGCTCGCGAACGTGATGGCCGAGGAAGGCAAGACCCTCGGCGAGCTGGTCGCCGATCTGCAAGCCGAGTACGGCGAGCACCAATACGGCCGCATCGATCTGCATATTCCGGACGACATCAAGAATGCCGCCATCGCCCGCGCACGCGCCGGCGTGAAGGAGTTCGCAGGCATGGCGGTCGAGCATGTCGAGACGCTCGACGGCATCAAGTTCTTCCTCGACAACCCTGAGGCGAAGACCAAGCCGAACGCCGCCAAGAGCTGGCTGCTGCTCCGCGCCTCTGGCACCGAACCGCTGATGCGTATCTACTCTGAATCGTGCTCGAAGGAATCAGTGCAGAAGCTGCTCGAAGCCGGACGGAAGTTCGCACTTGAGTCGTAA
- the pgi gene encoding glucose-6-phosphate isomerase, with the protein MSNTSAPAQTPLTELAAWKALEAHYKSISTAHLRDLFKNDPERGTRLTAEADGIFLDYSKHRITDETIQLLLQLAEESGLKSRIDAMFSGEKINITENRAVLHVALRAPKGEKIVVDGEDVVPEVHTVLDRMAAFSDRVRSGEWKGYTGKAIKNIVNIGIGGSDLGPVMAYEALKHYSQRDLTFRFVSNIDGTDFVEATRDLDPEETLFIIASKTFTTLETMTNAHSARVWALAKLKHEAAIAKHFVAVSTAEKEVTKFGIDTANMFGFWDWVGGRYSMDSAIGLSTMLAIGPDNFRKLLAGFHAMDEHFRTAPLEKNLPALMGLLTVWYTDFFNAQTVAVLPYDQYLKRFPAYLQQLTMESNGKHVTLSGKHVNYETGPIFWGEPGTNGQHSFYQLIHQGTKLIPCDFIGFSKTLNPLGNHHDLLMANVFAQAEALAFGKTAEEVKAEGTADWLVPHRVFEGNRPSNTILVPELTPEALGKLVALYEHSVFTQGVIWQINSFDQWGVELGKVLAKNIGHELEGAEKVTSHDSSTNNLINLYKKQRG; encoded by the coding sequence ATGAGCAACACTTCCGCTCCCGCCCAGACACCCCTGACCGAACTGGCCGCCTGGAAGGCGCTCGAGGCGCACTACAAGAGCATCAGCACCGCGCACCTGCGCGATCTGTTCAAGAACGATCCCGAGCGCGGCACCCGCCTCACGGCCGAAGCCGACGGCATCTTCCTCGACTACTCGAAGCACCGCATCACTGACGAAACCATCCAGCTGCTCCTCCAACTCGCCGAAGAGAGCGGCCTGAAGTCGCGCATCGACGCGATGTTCTCGGGCGAAAAGATCAACATCACCGAGAATCGTGCCGTGCTTCACGTGGCGCTGCGCGCGCCCAAGGGCGAGAAGATCGTCGTCGACGGCGAGGATGTCGTGCCGGAAGTGCACACGGTTCTCGACCGGATGGCCGCCTTCTCCGACCGCGTCCGCTCGGGCGAGTGGAAGGGCTACACCGGCAAAGCGATCAAGAACATCGTCAACATCGGCATTGGCGGTTCGGATCTCGGCCCGGTCATGGCTTATGAGGCGCTCAAGCACTACAGCCAGCGCGACCTGACCTTCCGCTTCGTCTCGAACATCGACGGCACGGACTTTGTCGAGGCCACGCGCGACCTCGATCCGGAAGAGACGCTGTTCATCATCGCCTCGAAGACCTTTACCACCCTCGAGACCATGACCAACGCGCACTCGGCGCGCGTCTGGGCGCTGGCCAAGCTCAAGCACGAAGCCGCCATCGCCAAGCACTTCGTCGCCGTCTCGACGGCGGAGAAAGAAGTCACCAAGTTCGGCATCGACACCGCGAACATGTTCGGCTTCTGGGACTGGGTGGGCGGCCGCTACTCCATGGATTCGGCAATCGGTCTCTCGACCATGCTGGCCATCGGTCCGGACAACTTCCGCAAGCTGCTGGCCGGCTTCCACGCGATGGACGAGCACTTCCGCACCGCTCCGCTCGAGAAGAACCTGCCCGCGCTCATGGGTCTGCTGACCGTCTGGTACACCGACTTCTTCAATGCCCAGACCGTCGCGGTTCTGCCCTACGACCAGTACCTCAAGCGCTTCCCGGCCTACCTGCAGCAGCTCACCATGGAGAGCAACGGCAAGCACGTCACGCTTTCCGGCAAGCATGTGAACTACGAGACCGGCCCGATCTTCTGGGGCGAGCCCGGCACCAACGGCCAGCACTCCTTCTACCAGCTCATCCACCAGGGCACGAAGCTGATCCCTTGTGACTTCATCGGCTTCTCAAAGACGCTGAACCCGCTCGGCAACCACCACGACCTGCTGATGGCCAACGTCTTCGCACAGGCCGAGGCCCTGGCCTTCGGCAAGACCGCCGAAGAGGTCAAAGCCGAGGGCACGGCCGACTGGCTGGTCCCCCACCGCGTCTTCGAAGGCAACCGCCCGTCAAACACCATTCTCGTTCCCGAGCTGACACCAGAAGCCCTCGGCAAGCTGGTCGCCCTCTACGAGCACAGCGTCTTTACCCAGGGCGTGATCTGGCAGATCAACTCGTTTGACCAGTGGGGCGTGGAACTGGGCAAGGTGCTGGCCAAGAACATCGGCCACGAGCTGGAGGGCGCGGAGAAGGTGACGTCGCACGACAGCTCGACCAACAACCTGATCAATCTCTACAAGAAGCAGCGCGGCTAA